One window of Halopseudomonas maritima genomic DNA carries:
- a CDS encoding type IV pilin protein — translation MKSRGFTLIEVMIAVAVIGILAAIAYPSYVEYTKKARRAEAAAVLMDAVQVVERGFSQTGAYSGAGIPGQSPVIGNAVYTINFAAGVAADGGYVVTANAVAGGMMAGDTCAAMSINAVGVQAPNNDLCWRR, via the coding sequence ATGAAAAGTAGAGGTTTTACTCTTATAGAAGTCATGATCGCTGTCGCTGTTATAGGTATATTGGCGGCGATTGCGTACCCAAGCTATGTTGAGTACACGAAGAAAGCACGTCGAGCCGAGGCGGCAGCAGTTCTCATGGACGCTGTTCAGGTAGTAGAGAGAGGCTTTTCTCAGACAGGTGCCTACTCGGGGGCTGGTATCCCAGGGCAGAGCCCTGTCATTGGAAACGCTGTTTATACGATTAATTTCGCCGCAGGAGTGGCCGCCGACGGCGGCTACGTCGTGACTGCGAACGCGGTCGCCGGAGGAATGATGGCAGGAGATACCTGTGCCGCGATGTCCATTAACGCTGTGGGAGTGCAGGCGCCGAACAACGACTTGTGCTGGCGTCGCTAG